GAATGAGTGCTCTAAACTTAGATTGAGTTGAAACCTGAGTTGAAACCTACAGTAGCAGTGCATGTACTTTGGATGGGGGACCCTTGGTCAGTACTAGTCAGTCCTAGACCAGCAAACCATGTGCAACCTTGACATTGAGGTTATCTTGAATGGCGCAAACATAGTTTTATTACAGCAGTGTTGGTATAGCGTCGACGTCAGTCTGTAGCTGAATTTAACTTAGAGGTGAATAAGGACAAACCGTGTTGATGCTGCTAATCTGAATGCTGATGAGGGAGTACACAGGGCTCGTCACTCAGCCCTGGGGAGCTAGGGCTGAACTATAACAGTATGTTAATGTGGCTTGAAGGGGGTAGACAGAAGGTTGTTCCAATTAGTGGTTCTCAATTCCTGGTTCATGGGATGTTGTTAATTAATATCAAAATAGTTTGGGAGCATAATGATACAGAGATGAGATTAAAATCATAACGAAGATTAAAAGCAAAACAATTAAGTAAAACCAAGTTATTATAGTTGATAAAACAACCAGCCTAGCTGTGAAATAGACAAGAGAAGGGAAGACTATGAATGGATAATGTGTCTGAAGCTAAGTGACGTTCAACCACCATGTTTAGCACTCTTCAGTAAATTATAGCCCTTGGCAAGTTTTCAATTGGCAAGAAGAGAGCAGGAGAATAACCGTTGTTAAAACCACAGGAAGATACTGATTCCagtcactttcagtttcactttaTCTCTCTATTTCATCTTTATATTTCACTCCTCAACAACAAATGAAATGATTGGACAGTTTAATGCTGCACAACGTTGATCTATTTATGGAACGTTTTCATGCCTAACTGCTTTGGCATATCCCActcagacgtcaattcaacgtctattccacattggttcaacttcatttcattgaaattatgtggaaaccaTGTTGATTCAAGCAGTGTGATCTCTTTGTTGCATTATCAACCAACTGTTTACACAAAACTAACTCTCACATGAATCATTGTAAATTTGTGTAATTGTACTCAACTTTCATTTCTAACCTTTCTAAATAAACACTGAtatgtttctgtttgtaggcccAAAGACAGTCTTCTTCTGGGCACCAGTGTGTAAATGGGTAAGAGTTGATATCTTTAACAAGTGTCTCATGTGCTGGACAGCTTATAATGGAGCTAAaagtatgtatctctctctctctctctgtctctctctgtctctctctgtctctctctgtctctctctctctctctctctctctctctctctctctctttatctctctctacaGGGCCTGGTTATGGCTGGCATGGCTGATATGACACGGCCAGCTGATAAATTGAGTCTCTCTCAGTCTGGAGTACTCATGACTACAGGTAATGGACATTGTGGGAAAGTGGGGAAAGACAATGTTTGACATTTACATCCACTATACAACAGTAACAAATTCCTGAAGCTGAAAAACATTCAGATGCTCCAACTTTACCTGTCTCTTTACCTGTCTCTTTACCTGTCTTGTCGCCCCTCTATTTTCCAGGTGTTATTTGGTCCCGATATTCTCTTGTCATTATTCCAAAGAACTGGGGTCTCTTTTTGTCAACGGTTTTCTTGGATTGGCAGGAGCCAACCAACTTGTTAGAATCTGGATGTGAGTGGGACAGACTCCATAGTTAGACACAGAGCTATGCAAACTGACATGCATGGCAGTGGGCCCATATTCAATCAAACCCTATAAGGAGAAAAAAAGGGAAATAAAAACAAAATTCTGATGGGGTGTATGTCAATCAATGCCATTGTCTGACAATAACATTGTTAATAAATATACAGTACTGCTTTGCAGGGCAAAGTGTGTTTGGTCAAAAACAGATTAATTTATGACAGTCCATTGTCCTTGGACATGGTGTCTATACCAGTTTGGAACTTTTTACAGACACATTTTTTTGTTGGCAAACTGGTCCTGAGACTTGTATTTTGCAAGATTACTTAAGttcatataaaaaaaaattaCTCTATAACCATGGTCATTATCTTTCATTTGTTTACACTTTAAAAAACAGAGGGCTAAATTGATCTGTCAGGGTCCTTGCCTGAATGTAAAGGATAGTATGCCTGCCAACTTGTCTTTGCTCTCTGAGACCTATGATTAGTCTGTTTGAACTTTTGTTTTGTCCTGTCCCTCTGTGTTTCTAGGTACCAACAGGAAGTAAAGAAGCAACAGGACGAGAAGGCCCAGATCCCCATCATAtaacccgcacacacacacacacacacacacacacacacacacacacacacacacacacacacacacacacacacacacacacacacacacacacacacacacacacacacatatttaatTTATTCATGTCTTAATCAATTTTTTGGCAAAGTCTGTAAAGTCAACCCTCAACAGTCAGTAACACAtgtcttatatacagtacatatcacaggtcttatatacagtacatatcacaggtcttatatacagtacatatcacaggtcttatatacagtacatatcacaggtcttatatacagtacatatcacaggtcttatatacagtacatatcacaggtcttatatacagtacatatcacaggtcttatatacagtacatatcacaggtcttatatacagtacatatcacaggtcttatatacagtacatatcacaggtcttatatacagtacatatcacaagtcttatatacagtacatatcacaggtcttatatacagtacatatcacaagtcttatatacagtacatatcacaggtcttatatacagtacatatcacaagtcttatatacagtacatatcacaggtcttatatacagtacatatcacaagtcttatatacagtacatatcacaggtcttatatacagtacatatcacaggtcttatatacagtacatatcacaggtctgatatacagtacatatcacaggtcttatatacagtacatatcacaggtcttatatacagtacatatcacaggtcttatatacagtacatatcacaggtcttatatacagtacatatcacaggtcttatatacagtacatatcacaggtcttatatacagtacatatcacaggtcttatatacagtacatatcacaggtcttatatacagtacatatcacaggtcttatatacagtacatatcacaggtcttatatacagtacatatcacaagtcttatatacagtacatatcacaggtcttatatacagtacatatcacaagtcttatatacagtacatatcacaggtcttatatacagtacatatcacaagtcttatatacagtacatatcacaggtcttatatacagtacatatcacaggtcttatatacagtacatatcacaggtctgatatacagtacatatcacaggtcttatatacagtacatatcacaagtcttatatacagtacatatcacaggtcttatatacagtacatatcacaggtcttatatacagtacatatcacaggtcttatatacagtacatatcacagGTGGCTGGTTGCAACTTAATTGGGGAAGgctggctcatagtaatggctggaatggaatacatgGAATTTCCATGGTTACCATGTGTTTGATAACATTCTATTCATTCAATTCCAGCCATTAATATTAGcgttcctcccctcagcagcctcctatgATATGTATATAACCAGGCCCTATATAACCAGGCACTATATTCTAATAGGCTTAATGAATATGTAGGAATTTACATTCCTTCCTTTTTTGTGTTAGAATTATTTTAAGACCAAGGAAATATCTGGTTTTGGCTTGAACTCTCAGTATTTGTAATAGATTTGTGCCCCTTAAATATTTACTTAGTATTATGTGCAAATTTAATACAGTTGTTTGTAGGATTACATAATTGTtgtaatttaaataaataatgtatttatgAAAGCTGTATCTGTAAAATCATTTATTTTCTGTAGTAAAAATGTTACAACCTTGTAGGCCTACAGGCCAGATTAATTAGTTATTCAGCTGTTTTGATAAGGACTAACTTTTCATTGCTTTTGTTGTTCttcatttatattttattcacaTGTTTGTCATATtttacaatatacattgtaaacaTTACATTATAAACCTTTTGAACATAGATAGCTATGGTCTGATATGGTCTAtgattttgttttttttgtgcatTTCTGTGTGGCCCTGGCCTCACCCATCTCGTCGGCAGTGTATAGGCGCCACCCTGTGGCAATTCGGAGAACTACAGCGCAGGACAGGAAAAGAGAAAATGACTTACCTTCAGTTTATTTACAATACATAGCTACAAAGAAAAGCAAGGATGCAGTATAAAACCAGCGCTCTCTTACAATACCACTTATCTAACGTAACTAGCTTCTCAATAAAATACCTAGCCAAATATCCCAATATGTAAGAAGGTTTCTATATCATTGTTACCACCAGTAATATGCACAGTCACGGTGGCCGAGAGGTTAAGGCGTTGGACTCGAAATCCAATGGGGTTTCCCCGCACAGGTTCGAATCCTGTTCGTGACGATTGTTCGCTTTTAGTATTTGCAGTTGTATTAAAGAAAACACGGCAAGTAAATCGACAAAACCAACTTCTGCTTAAATAGGCTTATTTGGATTTCGAAATAGCTATATGGAGAATTTATGCTTTATTATGGGGGAATGAGCTCTGAACGTAACACGCCCCCTTGATAAACATGTGTTTTTCTCGTCTCCCTAATTTTGACAGCTGTAAATTAATTAGAACCTGCTTTGAACGATTTCCACCATCACTACTTGTCTCGCTTTAGTGACTTTAATCAAATATGTTCGCCAATGTGCCAAACGATGATCAATTCTTGATAAAAGACATAAAGTCGGGATTGAAGAATATAAATGTAATCTTTATCGTGTTGGAAATGGGTGAGTGGTGAATGAcagtaaaatgttttttttattttttttaaatgatgtgtttcatttggtgatgaatgaatgaatgcaaACTTTGTTCACTCTCTCATTCCCTCCACCTGAAGGAAGGGTAACTAAAACAAAGGATGGGCATGAGGTTCGCTCCTGCAAGGTGGGGATCATTTCCTCATTATTTTCGCTCTCTCCTTCATGCAaaccttctctacctctctcctgtAAAGTGGGATAATTGCTCTCTTTCACAATCCTTTTCTATTCTActccctctccccttttctccctccctcccctgtcaGGTGGCTGATAAGAGTGGGTGCATCACCCTGTCTGTGTGGGACGAGTTGGGTGGACTCATCCAGCCAGGAGACATCCTCCGTCTCACACGAgggtatctatctatctatctatctatctatctatctatctatctatctatctatctatctatctatctatctatctatctatctatctatctagacAGACAGTCATTTAttttgttctgtctctctctctgtcaattctaatgtcaatatacagtgttgtaatgatgtgcaaatagttaaagtaaaaaagggaaaataaggtatgggttgtatttacaatggtgtttgttcttcactggttgctcttttcttgtggcaacagttaTCTTGCTGTTGtaattgcacactgtggtatttcacccaatagatatgggactTTATCAaagttggatttgttttcgagttctttgtgggtctgtgtaatctgagggaaatatgtgtctctaatatggtcatacatttgaaaaggttaggaagtgcagctcagtctcactctctctctctctgtcgtctgtctgtttctctctcgtcAGCTATGCATCCCTGTGGAAGGGCTGTCTGACTCTTTACACAGGCAGAGGAGGAGACCTGCAGAAGATAGGAGAGTAAGACACACAAACGGTTGGCTTGGATGTTAATGTGTTGTAGATTTAGGTAAGGTATTGATCTGTGTTGTATTGTAGTTTTTGCATGGTCTTCTCTGAGGTGCCAAACTTTAGTGAACCAAACGCAGAGGTACTGGCCCAGGCCAACAGGCCGGTGAGTACACACACCAGAATGATCTATACATTTTATtatacatgttattttctacatctcccctcctccccatcacctcttcctttctctctgttcatctcatcctcctctctccagtcTAAAGTTGAGTCCCAGAACAGTTCTTCTGTCAGGCAAAGCTCCACCCCCTCAGTCCCCACCCACACATACTCTTCCAATGAATGCTCTCCGCTCTCCCAGAATCCAACCTATGGGAGCACAGGACGGCAGAATGGGCGAGGCAACGGAGGTCCTGGGCAAGGCAACGGAGGTCCTGTCACCGACCCTATGGGCAACAGCAGGGACCCACGGCAAGGGCTAAAGAGGAAATGATGCTGGTTTCAAATCAACACGTATCTTGGGCCTAACTGTATTTTTATTTAGCTAATTAAATCATTGTTGTTAACATGGCCATCATTTTCTAAGGAAGATAA
The window above is part of the Salvelinus namaycush isolate Seneca chromosome 7, SaNama_1.0, whole genome shotgun sequence genome. Proteins encoded here:
- the LOC120051461 gene encoding SOSS complex subunit B2-like isoform X1, which codes for MFANVPNDDQFLIKDIKSGLKNINVIFIVLEMGRVTKTKDGHEVRSCKVADKSGCITLSVWDELGGLIQPGDILRLTRGYASLWKGCLTLYTGRGGDLQKIGDFCMVFSEVPNFSEPNAEVLAQANRPVSTHTRMIYTFYYTCYFLHLPSSPSPLPFSLFISSSSLQSKVESQNSSSVRQSSTPSVPTHTYSSNECSPLSQNPTYGSTGRQNGRGNGGPGQGNGGPVTDPMGNSRDPRQGLKRK
- the LOC120051461 gene encoding SOSS complex subunit B2-like isoform X2; the protein is MGMRFAPARWGSFPHYFRSLLHANLLYLSPVKWDNCSLSQSFSILLPLPFSPSLPCQVADKSGCITLSVWDELGGLIQPGDILRLTRGYASLWKGCLTLYTGRGGDLQKIGDFCMVFSEVPNFSEPNAEVLAQANRPSKVESQNSSSVRQSSTPSVPTHTYSSNECSPLSQNPTYGSTGRQNGRGNGGPGQGNGGPVTDPMGNSRDPRQGLKRK